The Bradyrhizobium sp. B097 genome contains the following window.
GCACTGACGAGGCCGACACCAGCGGCCAGTTATGATCCGACAGCGGTTCGTCCATGCCTTCCCAGGCGACGCGCGTCGAGCCCTTGCGGCCGGCATGGCCGAGCTGGATGCCGATCCTGGCTTGCGAATTGCGATGCACGAACTCGACGATCCGCTTGTAGGCCACAGCCTGTTCGTCATTCCACAGACCGCAGCAGCCGGGCGTGATCCGCGCCTCCGGCGAGACGCAGGTCATCTCGGTGAACAACAGCCCGGCGCCGCCGAGCGCACGAGAGCCGAAATGCACCAGATGGAAGTCGTTCGGCACGCCCTCCTCCGCCGAGTACATCGCCATCGGCGAAACAATGATCCGGTTATGCAGCGACAGGCCGCGGATCTGGAACGGCGTAAGCATCGGCGGCGTGACGCGCTCGTTGGTCGCCGGCACCCCGCTGCGCTCGGCAAACCAGCGTTCATAGCCTTCGAGCCATGTCTTGTCGCGCAGCCGCAGATTCTCGTGGCTGATGCGCTGCGAGCGGGTCAGCAGCGAATACATGAACTGCTCCGGCTCGAGCGTATCGGCATAGCGCGAGCCGACCACCTCGAACCATTCCATCGCGTTGCGCGCAGCATTCTGGATTCGCGCCACGTCGACCCGGCGCAGCTCCTCGTAAGCCTTCAGAACGGCGGGAATGCTGTCCTTGGTCGCGCCGTGGATCTTGAACTGGTTGGTGAGCTCGATCGCATCTTCGAGCGCGAGCTTGGTCCCCGAGCCGATCGCGAAATGCGCGGTGTGGGCGGCATCGCCCATCAGTACGACATGGCTGTTGCCGTTGAACGCGGTCCACTTGCCGCAGATCAGCCGCGGAAACGACAGCCAGGCCGAGCCGCGCAGATGCCGCGCGTTGGAGACCAGATGATGCCCCTCGAGGATTTCCGCGAACACGTTCTCGCAGAACGCGATGGATTCTCCCTGATCCATCTTGTCGAGGCCGTGGGCGAGATAGGCCTCCTCGGTGGTCTCGACGATGAAGGTCGCCGCGCCCTCCTCGAACTTGTAGATGTGCGACTGGAACCAGCCATGCTCGGTCTTGCGGAAGTCGAAGGTGAAGGCATCGAACGGACGGTTCGTCCCAAGCCAGATATAGCGGTTCGGCCGCATCAGCATGTCGGGCTGGAAGGTCTCAGCGTATTTGGCGCGGACCTTCGAGTTCACCCCGTCGCACGCCACGATCAGGTCGGCGTCGGGGAATTCGAGATCGGAATTGACCTCGCGCTCGAAGATCAATTCGACGCCGAGCTCCTCGGCCCGCGCCTGCAGGATGTTGAGCAACCGCTTGCGGCCGATGCCGACGAAGCCGTGGCCGGTGGTGCGCATCCGGCGGCCCTTGATCAGGACCTCGATGTCGTCCCAGTGGTTGAAGGCCTGCTCGATCGTATCGGCGGTGACCGGGTCCCATTTGCGCATGTTGTCCATGGTCGCATCGGAGAACACCACGCCGAAGCCGAACGTGTCATAGGGCCGGTTGCGCTCGACCACGGAGATCCGGTGCGCGGGATCAAGCATCTTCATCAGGATGCCGAAGTAGAGCCCGGCCGGCCCGCCTCCAATGCAAACGATGCGCATGGCGTTCTCGCCTTTCCGTTTGAGCATGATCGCGTCGGAGAACCGGGTGCCACTTTTCCGGATCATGCTCTGGCTTCGGCCAGGGTCGGTTTCCCCGCCAGCCGATACGGCATATTATTTTATACTTAAAATAATTGTCAAGGGTGGTTGGCGCCCCACCCACAATCGTCGTCCCTGCGAACGCAGGGACCCATAATCCCAGGCCTTGGTTGTTGAAATGAACTGTGGCCTCAGCGCTGCAAACCAACAGCAATCGGTGGTTATGGGTCCCTGCGTTCGCAGGGACGACACCGAGTCTGTTGCCCGAG
Protein-coding sequences here:
- a CDS encoding bifunctional salicylyl-CoA 5-hydroxylase/oxidoreductase; this encodes MRIVCIGGGPAGLYFGILMKMLDPAHRISVVERNRPYDTFGFGVVFSDATMDNMRKWDPVTADTIEQAFNHWDDIEVLIKGRRMRTTGHGFVGIGRKRLLNILQARAEELGVELIFEREVNSDLEFPDADLIVACDGVNSKVRAKYAETFQPDMLMRPNRYIWLGTNRPFDAFTFDFRKTEHGWFQSHIYKFEEGAATFIVETTEEAYLAHGLDKMDQGESIAFCENVFAEILEGHHLVSNARHLRGSAWLSFPRLICGKWTAFNGNSHVVLMGDAAHTAHFAIGSGTKLALEDAIELTNQFKIHGATKDSIPAVLKAYEELRRVDVARIQNAARNAMEWFEVVGSRYADTLEPEQFMYSLLTRSQRISHENLRLRDKTWLEGYERWFAERSGVPATNERVTPPMLTPFQIRGLSLHNRIIVSPMAMYSAEEGVPNDFHLVHFGSRALGGAGLLFTEMTCVSPEARITPGCCGLWNDEQAVAYKRIVEFVHRNSQARIGIQLGHAGRKGSTRVAWEGMDEPLSDHNWPLVSASSVPYLPDGQIPEPMSRAEMDEVRDQFVAAARRAASAGFDILELHCAHGYLLSSFLSPLTNRRTDAYGGSIENRARYPLEVFRAIRAVWPEDKPMSVRLSCHDWAEGGNTPEDALAFAKLFKEAGADLIDCSSGQVWADDHPIYGRLYQTPFADKIRNEVGIATIAVGAISEADHANSIIAAGRADLCAIARPHLADPAWTLHEAAKIGVKQVAWPKQYLSGKSQYEANLERAAAGVKA